A genomic segment from Chitinophaga flava encodes:
- a CDS encoding type II secretion system protein, producing MMNSRLKAFTILELIVVMILTSIIAGIVYMAIGIFNHQYRFFNGSATYMLQYHTCKQQITTDIRNCKTMTQAGDSLVLAGDTATTVYYFRGDSLIYRKGYEGTLDSFALHYSGLQWELIRFRSTDRTLVAGFNMSIRHNDEEYPWFFKKHYDEAILFGMDN from the coding sequence ATGATGAATAGCCGGTTAAAAGCATTTACCATCCTGGAGCTGATCGTAGTAATGATACTGACGAGTATTATTGCCGGCATTGTGTATATGGCCATAGGGATATTTAATCATCAGTATCGCTTTTTTAACGGATCGGCTACCTATATGCTGCAGTATCATACCTGTAAACAACAAATAACCACGGATATACGAAACTGCAAAACCATGACCCAGGCGGGAGACTCATTGGTGCTGGCCGGCGATACCGCCACCACCGTTTATTATTTCCGCGGCGACAGCCTGATTTATCGCAAAGGTTATGAAGGTACACTGGATTCTTTTGCACTTCATTATTCAGGATTGCAATGGGAGCTCATTCGCTTCCGCAGTACAGACCGCACGCTGGTAGCAGGTTTTAATATGTCTATCCGGCATAACGATGAAGAATATCCCTGGTTTTTTAAAAAACACTATGATGAAGCCATTCTGTTTGGAATGGATAACTAA
- a CDS encoding type II secretion system F family protein → MAGLDINKLKTPARTAAAPTGETKEPSVPWWQKDIQLGSGMSDKIKADFFLQLYTLTEAGVDIRSSLELIVNQQKKKKVRAIFQKIYEDIIGGMSISQSMRAQSCFTDYEVLSIGIGEETGRLAIVFKDLYSFFDRKIKQRRQMVGALTYPMIVVVVAIGAIGFMANFIVPMFADVFKRLGNRDLPAITQLVVSISDGLKKTAWLWMLGFAATAYTGWKYRKATWFKQYSSRLILKMPVVGSLTLKIHLARMCNSMALLISSRVPVLQAIQLVSQMIQFHPVQTALKEVETGILSGKSLHGCMQQFDIFPPKLIALIKVGEEVNKLGDFFERVNGQLNDEIMHETALIGNFMEPLIIIFLGLVVGVILIAMYLPLFTMGQTF, encoded by the coding sequence ATGGCAGGACTGGATATCAATAAATTAAAAACGCCGGCCCGGACAGCGGCTGCACCAACCGGAGAAACGAAGGAACCATCAGTTCCCTGGTGGCAGAAGGATATACAATTGGGTTCCGGCATGTCTGATAAGATAAAAGCCGATTTTTTTCTGCAGCTGTATACCCTTACAGAAGCAGGAGTTGACATCCGTTCGTCTCTGGAGCTGATCGTCAATCAACAGAAAAAAAAGAAGGTCAGGGCAATATTTCAAAAGATATATGAAGATATCATCGGTGGGATGTCTATCTCCCAATCGATGAGAGCACAGTCATGTTTCACTGATTATGAGGTGTTAAGTATCGGTATTGGTGAGGAAACGGGTAGGCTGGCCATCGTTTTTAAGGATCTGTACAGTTTCTTCGACAGAAAAATCAAACAACGCCGGCAGATGGTGGGAGCGCTCACCTATCCGATGATTGTAGTGGTAGTGGCTATTGGAGCTATCGGGTTTATGGCAAATTTTATCGTGCCGATGTTTGCAGATGTGTTTAAGCGGCTAGGAAACAGAGACCTGCCGGCTATCACACAGCTGGTGGTGTCCATTTCTGATGGCCTTAAAAAAACAGCCTGGTTATGGATGCTGGGCTTTGCTGCAACTGCTTATACAGGCTGGAAGTACCGGAAGGCCACCTGGTTCAAACAGTATTCGTCCCGCCTTATATTGAAAATGCCCGTGGTAGGCAGTCTTACCTTAAAAATACATCTGGCCAGAATGTGTAATTCCATGGCACTACTCATCAGTTCCCGGGTGCCTGTTTTGCAGGCTATTCAGCTGGTGAGCCAGATGATACAGTTCCATCCTGTTCAGACGGCATTAAAGGAAGTAGAGACTGGTATTTTATCGGGTAAAAGCCTGCATGGCTGCATGCAGCAGTTTGATATCTTCCCGCCCAAACTGATAGCCCTGATAAAGGTGGGAGAGGAAGTGAACAAACTGGGCGATTTTTTTGAAAGGGTTAATGGGCAGTTGAATGATGAGATCATGCACGAAACAGCCCTGATCGGCAATTTTATGGAACCGCTGATTATTATCTTTCTCGGTTTAGTCGTGGGCGTTATCCTGATTGCTATGTACCTGCCTTTGTTCACAATGGGTCAAACGTTCTAG
- a CDS encoding RHS repeat domain-containing protein gives MKIKNLSYLLVLTFACHSVNAQIVQSPNKIVLPVPPATSMVFPIGQPVYYKSGTEVEINPEVQTPDGAEVIIETGTVVGAPADLNRNWLLSIKYDAQGSPWSASKIFYDNNGKLLQTQARNFTASKIMTSQVVYDFLGRPAVNTLAAPILANDFSYVDNFITSGGTPFRYDLFDNAVDDTTPGTLGWYYSNNNTLEPCVATTGYPFTRTEFRNDGTGEAKSTAGVGEAFKVGSGHDVRQYSIPALFELYHYFTIRNKYFTNAEIGEKPEKIINKAYQEIIRGADGDENIVIKDQSGNVLMTARPGNDMQVAVMAIVSTAPYYFKLYENTRINPAYVTFLDMDRGEVPVSPAADGTLPAGYYKAVGTGPNSGFSYILNLADVSYFYYNQLGQLIASIPPEGVKKLANEGYNNYATKTDIPFISFSEYDLKGQLRATSSKEAGRTEFVYRKDNNLRFAQNAEQRVTGRYSYTNFDGLGRVTESGEFEPAGGVAFNVNGMGIEENITDGGMGAGTRKSWKKTVYDIPVATGVAGYMQEDVYLPGMISYTETSDGAKSWQNFNEEGLVTWLVQEIPGLGKKTIDYSYDFNGKITKVIFQKNTPAETFVHYYEYNADMQLAAVYTNTADNRSTRKPLANYSYYLHGALKRKELGNKVQGIDYTYTVQGQLKAINNANRDQDPGQDGISGANAGVARDIFGMNIEYFSGDYLRANTNIGSLPIAAGDAEDHFNGLIKAAGWHSRKPQSILAVLGPGVENPVMYAYKYDTKQRLNNATWGTPNYAVPGFTQSSLFKEHGLSYDAHGNILSLKRTDNAGALTDNFTYQYPAGSNQLQAVLNGGTPFSSYQYNNIGQLKSESPASSPTRYVKYTAAGLVAGVYADAAFTQPKVTYTYDGKGARIMKKDFVNNTTTYYVVSISGNPLAVYSQSGTGTIAQIEIPLYADARVGIFRRGSNLADYEMTDHLGNVRAVIDDNRVVKQYADYYPFGSIARDGGTGDYRYGFQGQNSEKDKETGWNAFSLRMYDSRIGRWLTPDPAGQYASPYVGMGNNPVNKADKDGGLDEWVYANGDLYYDSRVNNQTDAAYYYGKDAVYMPNGSNYIDYTTGSQLSLRDNGVYWKNGQSYSSLDYGMMFGVSDAAFRSPVISQSNYFYGLGGIVFEPRAEAYVVKMAIEGWRWSSVSNANYQLTGRNANLFKNYPVSEAVQPVSKLARFVRGIGTASFVIATISDLYALGLHEGNPDAGITKEKFMLNFAFGLVGYLGKGYGAIPAALYFGMDTFYPGGWNGYAHDYEARQREISKSDPTFILAPSGAMKQ, from the coding sequence TTGAAAATAAAAAATCTCTCATACCTACTGGTGCTGACATTTGCGTGTCATTCAGTAAATGCACAGATTGTCCAAAGCCCCAATAAAATTGTGTTACCGGTACCTCCGGCTACCAGTATGGTGTTCCCTATAGGCCAGCCGGTCTATTATAAAAGTGGTACAGAAGTAGAAATCAATCCTGAAGTACAGACGCCGGATGGGGCGGAGGTGATAATAGAAACAGGTACTGTTGTTGGAGCGCCTGCAGACCTGAACCGGAACTGGCTGCTTTCCATAAAGTATGATGCGCAGGGTAGTCCCTGGTCTGCCTCCAAAATATTTTATGATAACAACGGAAAGTTGCTGCAGACACAAGCCAGAAATTTTACGGCATCAAAAATTATGACCAGCCAGGTAGTGTATGATTTTTTAGGCAGGCCTGCTGTTAATACCCTGGCTGCCCCTATCCTGGCGAACGACTTTTCTTATGTGGATAATTTTATCACATCAGGAGGAACCCCTTTCCGGTATGATCTTTTCGATAATGCTGTAGATGACACTACTCCCGGAACATTAGGCTGGTATTATAGCAATAATAATACGCTGGAACCCTGTGTGGCAACCACCGGATATCCTTTTACCAGAACGGAATTCCGTAATGATGGTACAGGAGAGGCAAAAAGTACCGCCGGTGTAGGGGAAGCGTTTAAGGTGGGTAGCGGGCATGATGTCCGTCAATATAGTATTCCCGCTCTCTTTGAACTATACCATTATTTTACGATAAGGAATAAATATTTCACCAATGCAGAAATAGGTGAGAAGCCGGAAAAAATAATTAACAAGGCCTATCAGGAAATTATCAGGGGAGCTGATGGCGATGAAAACATTGTGATTAAAGACCAGTCCGGTAACGTATTAATGACAGCCCGGCCTGGGAATGATATGCAGGTTGCAGTCATGGCTATTGTTTCAACTGCCCCCTATTACTTTAAATTGTATGAAAATACACGGATCAACCCGGCATATGTTACTTTCTTAGACATGGACCGCGGAGAAGTCCCCGTTTCGCCGGCAGCTGATGGCACCTTGCCTGCTGGTTACTATAAAGCTGTCGGTACAGGACCGAACAGTGGTTTTAGTTATATTTTAAACCTGGCGGATGTTTCCTATTTTTATTACAACCAGCTGGGGCAACTGATAGCCAGTATTCCACCGGAAGGCGTTAAGAAACTGGCCAATGAGGGATATAATAACTACGCCACCAAAACAGATATTCCGTTTATTTCCTTTTCTGAATATGATTTAAAAGGTCAATTGCGGGCCACTTCTTCTAAAGAAGCAGGACGTACAGAGTTCGTTTATCGTAAGGATAACAACCTGAGGTTTGCACAGAATGCAGAACAACGGGTAACAGGACGTTATAGTTATACCAACTTCGACGGCCTCGGCAGGGTGACTGAAAGCGGAGAGTTTGAGCCAGCAGGTGGAGTAGCTTTTAATGTCAATGGAATGGGCATTGAAGAAAATATTACGGATGGAGGAATGGGTGCCGGTACCAGAAAATCCTGGAAGAAAACAGTATACGATATCCCGGTAGCAACCGGAGTAGCCGGTTATATGCAGGAAGATGTGTACTTACCTGGAATGATTTCATATACTGAAACCTCAGATGGAGCCAAAAGCTGGCAAAACTTTAACGAAGAAGGGCTCGTTACCTGGTTGGTGCAGGAGATTCCGGGTCTGGGTAAAAAAACTATTGACTATAGCTATGATTTTAATGGGAAAATCACCAAGGTAATTTTCCAGAAAAATACACCTGCCGAAACCTTCGTTCACTATTACGAATATAATGCTGACATGCAGTTGGCCGCAGTATACACCAATACTGCTGACAACCGGTCTACCAGAAAACCACTGGCCAATTACAGTTATTATCTCCATGGAGCGTTAAAGCGTAAGGAGTTGGGCAACAAAGTACAGGGTATTGATTACACCTATACTGTACAAGGCCAGCTGAAAGCTATTAATAATGCCAACCGCGACCAGGACCCTGGACAGGATGGTATTTCCGGAGCCAACGCTGGTGTGGCCAGGGACATATTTGGAATGAATATCGAATATTTCAGCGGTGACTATTTACGGGCCAATACCAATATCGGAAGCCTGCCAATTGCTGCGGGAGACGCTGAAGACCACTTTAACGGCCTGATTAAAGCTGCCGGCTGGCATAGCCGCAAGCCTCAGAGTATCCTGGCAGTCCTTGGTCCAGGTGTTGAAAATCCTGTGATGTATGCTTATAAATATGATACTAAACAGCGTTTGAACAATGCTACCTGGGGAACACCTAACTACGCAGTCCCTGGCTTTACACAGAGTAGTTTGTTTAAAGAACATGGCCTGAGTTATGATGCTCATGGTAATATCTTATCACTGAAGAGAACAGACAATGCAGGCGCACTGACAGACAACTTTACCTACCAGTATCCGGCAGGAAGCAATCAACTGCAAGCGGTACTGAATGGAGGAACCCCTTTCAGCAGCTATCAGTATAATAATATTGGCCAGCTTAAGTCAGAATCTCCGGCTTCATCACCAACCCGGTACGTAAAATATACAGCTGCCGGACTGGTAGCTGGCGTATATGCCGATGCTGCCTTTACGCAACCTAAGGTTACTTACACCTATGATGGAAAAGGGGCCAGGATTATGAAAAAAGACTTTGTCAATAATACCACCACTTATTATGTTGTAAGTATCAGTGGCAACCCACTGGCTGTATACAGCCAGTCAGGTACGGGTACGATCGCGCAGATAGAAATACCCTTGTATGCAGATGCCCGTGTAGGTATATTCCGTCGCGGCTCCAACCTGGCTGATTATGAGATGACCGACCATCTTGGAAACGTACGTGCTGTAATTGATGATAATAGGGTGGTGAAACAATATGCTGACTATTATCCCTTTGGTAGTATAGCCCGTGACGGCGGTACCGGTGATTACCGCTATGGTTTTCAGGGACAGAACAGCGAAAAGGATAAGGAAACAGGATGGAATGCCTTCAGCCTGAGGATGTATGACTCCCGTATAGGCCGCTGGCTGACTCCGGATCCCGCCGGGCAGTATGCTTCTCCTTATGTAGGTATGGGTAACAACCCAGTGAACAAAGCTGATAAAGATGGCGGACTGGATGAATGGGTATATGCTAATGGCGATCTGTATTACGACTCCCGTGTTAATAATCAGACAGATGCTGCGTACTACTACGGTAAAGATGCTGTCTACATGCCTAATGGTTCAAACTATATTGATTATACTACCGGCTCACAGCTTTCTCTCCGGGATAATGGCGTGTATTGGAAAAATGGACAGTCTTATTCCTCGCTTGATTATGGGATGATGTTTGGTGTGTCAGATGCTGCATTCCGATCTCCTGTTATTAGTCAAAGCAATTATTTTTATGGATTGGGGGGAATCGTGTTTGAACCCCGGGCTGAAGCTTATGTGGTTAAAATGGCTATTGAAGGATGGCGCTGGTCATCTGTTTCAAATGCCAATTATCAGCTGACTGGTAGAAATGCCAATTTGTTTAAGAATTATCCTGTTTCGGAGGCAGTACAGCCTGTTTCTAAATTGGCAAGGTTTGTACGTGGTATCGGCACAGCCTCTTTTGTAATTGCGACAATATCCGATCTGTATGCTCTTGGGTTGCATGAGGGCAATCCTGATGCTGGAATTACAAAGGAGAAATTCATGCTGAATTTCGCTTTCGGATTAGTAGGTTATCTGGGCAAAGGATATGGAGCGATACCTGCTGCGCTTTATTTCGGCATGGATACATTTTATCCTGGTGGCTGGAACGGATATGCCCATGATTATGAAGCCCGTCAACGGGAAATTTCCAAATCAGACCCTACTTTTATCCTGGCTCCATCCGGTGCGATGAAACAATAA
- a CDS encoding fibronectin type III domain-containing protein: MNRFHKTAYYFVLPLLLLMAACTEVIEPSLNNVQVQLVAPADHAESTDYLQTFYWEPTDAALKYQFQLATPDFDAPVRFVLDSSIKGNKFTYSLSPGKYQWRVRAVNGSSQSAYVTRNISIDTASLSRQAVQLTSPGDNFLTNNPKVVFSWQALFSARKYKLQADDKNFGSGNFVLDQYVTTNTYAYTLQNDGTYQWRVRAENDTAVSQYSPTYTIILDRTPPAAPVLKAPQDNLQNATLPLTLEWSGTADVVKYMLYVYKNDGTTLFDNTYPQTLTGTSVSFNKGSSRDRIYWQVKAIDAAGNESTISEKRNFTLQ; encoded by the coding sequence ATGAACCGCTTCCATAAAACAGCATACTACTTCGTACTGCCATTGTTGTTACTGATGGCAGCCTGTACAGAAGTGATAGAACCCTCTTTAAACAATGTGCAGGTACAACTGGTGGCTCCTGCTGACCATGCGGAAAGCACCGACTATCTGCAAACATTTTACTGGGAGCCCACTGATGCCGCCCTGAAATATCAGTTCCAGCTGGCTACACCTGATTTTGATGCGCCTGTCAGGTTTGTGCTCGACAGCAGTATAAAAGGCAACAAATTCACCTATTCCCTGTCTCCCGGAAAATATCAGTGGCGGGTAAGAGCTGTCAACGGCAGCAGCCAGTCGGCTTATGTCACCCGGAACATTTCCATTGATACCGCCTCGCTAAGCAGGCAAGCTGTTCAGCTGACCAGTCCCGGTGACAACTTCCTGACCAACAATCCGAAAGTGGTCTTTTCATGGCAGGCCCTCTTCAGCGCCAGGAAATACAAGCTGCAGGCCGACGACAAAAACTTTGGCAGTGGCAATTTTGTCCTGGACCAATATGTAACCACTAACACCTACGCCTATACGTTACAAAATGATGGTACCTACCAATGGCGGGTGAGAGCGGAAAATGATACCGCCGTATCGCAATATTCACCAACGTATACAATCATCCTCGACAGAACTCCGCCCGCTGCTCCCGTACTGAAAGCACCTCAGGATAATTTACAGAACGCCACCCTGCCGCTCACACTGGAATGGTCCGGCACTGCCGATGTAGTGAAATACATGTTATATGTTTATAAAAATGATGGCACTACCTTGTTCGATAACACTTATCCTCAGACCCTGACTGGCACCAGTGTTTCCTTTAATAAAGGTTCCAGCCGGGATAGAATATACTGGCAGGTGAAAGCTATTGATGCAGCTGGTAATGAAAGCACCATCAGCGAAAAAAGGAACTTTACCTTACAATAA